The following DNA comes from Deinococcus ruber.
AAAAAAAAGAGGGCTCCTCTTTATATGCCAAAGGCTGAAATCTGGGACAAAGGTGTAAGGCTTAGAGGAGCGTCAGTAGCTCTAGACCAACGCCTGCGAGCGTACCGCGAGTATTTTCGGCAGCATGACCGAGAGGCAATAGAGGCACAGTATTGGGACGCGCCCACGCTCAGAGAGCTTGCTGAGGCTCAGGCACCCGATATAGATAATGTGTTAGTGGTGTCCAAAAATCCCCTTAGAACTGCGTCTCACACACATAAAAAGTCTGTTTCTGTTTTCCGACAACTCCCACGCTCTGTGGGTCTACGCTCTCTAACGCTGCCGAGTAGCCAGGCGGTGAATGTCTCCATGCCACCTTGACTCAATAGGGATGCTTGGAGACAGATAGCTAGAAAGAGATTCTAGCGGAGCGATAATATGAATAAGACTTATTACGATAAGGAGCGTTTCTTAGTAGACTATGCAATAGGACTAATCGGGGAGAATAGATTTAAGGATTATATTACAAGTTGTAGTGGATACTTTATATATAATCTTGATATGGAAAACAAAATTCAACCAGACTTTGACAGTATTACTTATAACTTGATTGAAAAGGAGCTTGTTCGCTGGGAAATCAAAACAGATAGAGCCAAGACGCCAAATATTGCAGTACAAGTACACTCTAGCTCTAAAAAAGATACAGCTATGAGAATTCCCGGCTTCGATTGCTCTTTAAATGCTGGAGTATTTAGAACTTTATCTGATAAGTTTGCTACATATCATGTGAACTCCGATACCTTTTATATAGCCGATACGGTTAAGTTGCAAAGCTATATTCTAAATACTCCTAGACTTAAAAGCATATTAGCCAACAAGTACAAAAGTGAGCAGACAGGCGTTGTCTTGATTCCTATGAGTGAGTGGTCTAACATAGGAGAGATAGTTAGGTTATCAGATATATAAATCGAAAATTATTCAGGTGAAACTATGAAAACAACCGCTAAGTTAACTCAGAAACCCGGAAAGCCCATGAAAGATACGGTAACTATTAGTAATGGCAATGAGAATATAAAGACAGAATACGTCCAGAAAGACGGGAAATGGCAGAAATCAGGAAACATAGAATATAGTAAAACCAGTAAATGAGATTAAAAGAGCCGCACTCTTTAAGTGTGGCTCTGGTTCATCTAACCCTTGTGTGTTTTATATAGTGTTCTCTAAATTAGCTTTTGTTTCATACTTTTATGTCTTTTGCCCCTAATATATTGGCTTTGTTTCATTTTTCTTATATTCAGATTCAGTCTGTTTATTTCTTGTAGTAGAGAGCTACTGCGTACGCTTGAGCAACGATAGGTCAACTCTCAGAGCCTCGAAATGCCTCCTCAAAGAGGGGTTAAGAATAGGAACAAAGCCGGGTCAGAGGCTATTACGACTTTCGCACTAACAAATTTCAGTGCGACTGTTATAAGTTAAAAATCATAAGAATTTATACTCATGGCGTAATTAGATTTTGGCACAAAGCATGGCACAGCAGAGTACATATACTATGGATTAGCCTTTGCATAGTCAGCAGCCAGTCCATCTATTAGCCCCCCTATGCCTTGCGTAATCGCTTGTGATAACGAATAGCCGGTCTTGTTATCTCCTGCTAAGCTACCTCTATCATAAATAGAAACGTATCCTGGCAACAGGTTAGTCCTGTAGAGAATTAAGCCATAATCGTATCCCGTAAAGGTTGCAGTAAAAGCTAGTGCGCTTGCTCTAAAATAAATCTCTGTATCGTTTGGCTTGCAGGTACTAGAGAAAGGCACTCTGTATGCAGTAAGCTTGGTTATAGCTGTATCATAAATGTCCGTCTTTAGGGAAGGCGCAAGAGAGTCTAAAGTAGAAGATAGAGTCATGGAATTTTTAGTAAAGCAAAAGGAAACCCCTTTGAGATTATCTGGGCCAAAATTAGCTGCTGAAACGGTAGAACCCCACACGAGCAACAGAAGAATCAAGCCTCTCATAAAACCCCCATGTAGCTTTAGGTCACGTAATAGGCACCTAAGCGCTTTCTGGCTTGTGTAACACTCCAAAAATGTAGCCTAAGTCTATGCCAAATCCCGAGAACCTAAAACTCATTGACCGTCTTGGAGACAACGAAAAGACGGCTGTATACCGTGTCAGAGCGCCAAAAGCTGTCCATGACTGGTACGAGAAAATGAATTCCTCAGAGCGCGGTCAACTGCTTGAGAGAGTGATGTTATCAGGTGTTACACACAACTTTGCGCCACAAAAAGAGAAGGAATCTGTCTCAGACGGGAAAAAGGACAATAATACTATTCCTACGGGTGTAACACGACTAAAAGTCGTATCTCAAGTTGTCCCACAAAGGCTCAAGAATAAGCTCAGATGGGAGCCGAGCAGGTATATAGATTTAGAGAAAGTCCTGTCTCAGACGCAAGAAATACGACTCGACCGAGCAAATGGAAAAGTAGTGTGGAGGACTGACGACGGTGCGCCGATACGAAAGGACACGGTGAAAGCTCTCTACAGCGCTGGTGTCTTGTTGCCTATAAGTATATGAATATGCTTGTTCAGGGTGCCTTAGTCTTCATAAGCGATAGAGCCTTTCATATAATCTCGTCTCTTGGCTCGCCAATCCTCCTCACTCATAAGACCAACTTTGCTAGGAGAAAAAGCGGGATACTTGACCACAGCACGCCTTAACTCTTTTGTCTTACAGTTTAGAGAGCACACCCCACAGCGTTGACATATAAGATAATCGCATCCTGTACAAGCCAGTTCACTAAAGATGCCTGAGCAAATGATGCACTTAAACTTTCCTACTGTGTGAACTCTTCTAGCGTACGGAGTTTCTGGTATAGGAGGTGCTGAGTTTCGTCTCTCTTGAATGGCTAACTGGTGCGCTCTCTCCGCTGCCTTGTTGCCTTTTTTGCTCATGTGGCTCACATTTTACGCTGCATCTCAAATCTGTGCTGTGAAAATTGTTTTGCAAGACGCAAAAGCCTGCTAGACTCCGCGTAGTTTCTGCCTTGTACAAAACGCAGAAAGCTCCCTCCGTCGCCAAACTTGGGGAGCTTTCTTAAAGGGCAGAAACGGAAATTCATCCGTTCCGATGCTGTGAGTCTACCCGATTTACAGCGCCGGGAAAAGTGTAGGCCACACTTGCGAACCCGTTTACTGTCTGAAGTTCTTGCCTCTGCTCGCACTGCTGTTCTTTCCAGAGGCTTAGAGACTCCCCTAGAAATCTCCCTAAAAATTGCTGAGGGTAATTCCACCCTCAAGACGCTGCAAGCCGTTCCAGAGGCTTACAGTGCCAAGAGCTATGCACCTAGTACCCTAACGGTCAACGCACATCGAGCGTTTGCAACTGCTGAGGCTGTCAGAGGTTCTGTTAAGCTCACTCGCGGGGCCGCAAAACTCTGGGCACTAGTTCACGACCTGGGCGTACGAGCTGCTGAGGGTCGCAAGTATCACCAGAACGCCTCACAGGTGGTTATCAGCTTGCCGCAGTCTCTCGCGGCGTGGGGCCTCGACTACACCGACCGTCATGTTAGGAACCTGCAAGCAGAGCTTGAATCTGCTGGGCTATGCGCTGCTCATGCCTTTGCCGCAGTCGTAGAGGGAAAGAACATGTGGGCCTCTACACTCTGGGCTATCAAGCTCACGACCAGGGCGACGACACCACACCTTACGTCTGAGGATTTCGCCCACAAGTGGCGAGATTTCGCCGCAGACCTAAAGGCTAAAAACACTGTACAGCACATGATTTCCGGTCTATATACAAGCCCTGTGATAGAGAAACAGATTGTTCTACGTGACGTGGTGACGTTAGGGAAATTCAACCTCTCTTTATCCCGTTATCTTTTAGAGCGGAAAACCGAGAAATTCTCCCTGCAGGACAGCATTTATCGTCTAACCTTACTCACCGACTGTCACGGGAACGAGCGCCAGAAGACCGTAGAGGAGCTAGCGCTTAGTATCGCAGCAGCCTTGAATGATACTCACTCGTTCGCCTGGTGGTGTAAGAGGCTATGGGCCTGTATCGGTTCTTGGGAGTCAGTTGGGATGCTACAAGCCGCTCTAGGACGGCTAAAAACGGATTTGGACGAGTGGCGAGAACTCCGAAATGGCGCAGCGTTGTTTAATTTCCGTAACCAAGCCAAAAATCCATAGCTTTCGACACGTAGCGGTTCATATCGAAAGTAAGCTCCAGCAGCGCTAGGAGCGTAAAAAACGTTATTTAAGCTTGCCTAGCTATATAACGGAATTTACTGTTATTCGTCTTTTTAATTAATAAATAGAGGCGTATAGCCTATAGTCAATAAGGGCTATTGACTGTTCGGCTTGACAACTTGCTCGTCTCGTGTTACTCTTGTAAAGCACGAGGTTTACTAGATGACAGAAGTACTTTATGGCGCGGTTGAAGCAGCAAAACTTATGAACATTCACAGGGTCACGCTCAGTAGATTGATACGAGCGGGAAAAATTAAGGCTTTCACGGTTAGCGAGGGCGGAAAACGGGTAAGATATGTTATTCCAGCCTCATCAATTCAGGAATATATGCACATATAGAAAGCAAGATGCTCGGGAAAGCATCTTGCTGAGGTAGAAATTATGACAAAATCTTTAAGCAGGCTGAGAGGGGAGATTAGCCTTAGATATCCAAATCTTAACACAGATACACAGCTCTTTCAAAATGCTGGAGCTTTGCCTAAGATTATCGGCACGATAAGAAAAGATAGACGCGCTAACGATAATCTATGGAGAAA
Coding sequences within:
- a CDS encoding helix-turn-helix domain-containing protein; protein product: MTEVLYGAVEAAKLMNIHRVTLSRLIRAGKIKAFTVSEGGKRVRYVIPASSIQEYMHI